One segment of Chloroflexota bacterium DNA contains the following:
- the ispG gene encoding flavodoxin-dependent (E)-4-hydroxy-3-methylbut-2-enyl-diphosphate synthase: MSEILRRRTSIPVHVGDVRIGGGGPVVVQSMTTTNTADVAATSAQIGRLADLGCQIVRVAVPDREAALALPELLKASPVPLISDIHFDYRLALLAAEANIDGLRINPGNIGDRDRVRQVVSACKDRDIPIRIGVNAGSIPENRTADGRPKQGQALAEAMVAHAMSHIQILEDEDFESIKVSLKAFDIDPMVRAYRLIADQMPYPLHLGITEAGTVRSGSIRSAIGIGMLLYEGIGDTIRVSLTAEPEEEVPVAYEILKSLELHQQGTTLVSCPSCGRCEIELFDLVEQVEQHLSRIEEPLKVAVMGCVVNGPGEARDADIGLAGGRGRGVIFSKGEILKTLDEDEFFPELTAGIDDLVAERRRQRELEEAEA, translated from the coding sequence ATGTCGGAAATCCTCAGAAGGCGAACCTCGATCCCGGTCCACGTGGGCGATGTTCGAATTGGCGGCGGCGGACCGGTAGTGGTCCAGTCAATGACCACAACCAACACCGCCGACGTGGCCGCGACCAGCGCTCAAATCGGCCGGCTGGCCGATCTCGGTTGCCAGATCGTGCGCGTGGCGGTCCCGGACCGCGAGGCCGCGCTGGCGCTTCCCGAGCTGCTGAAGGCCAGTCCGGTACCGCTTATCTCCGACATTCATTTCGACTACCGCCTGGCGCTCCTGGCGGCCGAGGCAAATATCGACGGGCTGCGGATCAACCCCGGAAACATCGGGGATCGCGACCGGGTGCGTCAGGTGGTCTCGGCCTGCAAGGACCGCGATATTCCGATCCGGATCGGCGTAAACGCCGGTTCGATCCCCGAAAACCGCACCGCAGACGGGCGCCCCAAGCAGGGACAGGCGCTGGCCGAGGCCATGGTCGCGCATGCGATGTCGCACATCCAGATTCTGGAAGACGAGGACTTCGAATCCATCAAGGTCTCGCTGAAGGCCTTCGACATCGACCCGATGGTTCGCGCCTACCGACTGATCGCCGACCAAATGCCGTACCCGCTGCACCTCGGCATTACCGAGGCCGGGACCGTCCGGTCGGGCAGCATCCGCTCGGCGATCGGCATCGGGATGCTGCTCTACGAGGGCATCGGCGACACGATTCGGGTGTCGCTGACCGCCGAACCGGAAGAGGAAGTACCGGTCGCCTACGAGATTCTCAAGAGCCTCGAATTGCATCAGCAGGGCACCACCCTGGTCTCCTGCCCTTCCTGCGGACGATGCGAAATCGAACTCTTCGACCTGGTGGAGCAGGTGGAGCAGCACCTCTCGCGAATAGAAGAACCGCTGAAGGTTGCGGTCATGGGCTGCGTGGTCAACGGCCCCGGCGAGGCGCGCGACGCCGACATAGGGCTGGCCGGCGGGCGCGGGCGCGGAGTCATCTTCTCCAAGGGCGAGATCCTGAAGACCCTGGACGAGGATGAATTCTTCCCCGAACTGACTGCCGGCATCGACGACCTGGTCGCCGAACGGCGGCGCCAGCGCGAACTCGAGGAAGCAGAAGCCTAG
- a CDS encoding cupin domain-containing protein codes for MLIKYVSAAKTIEKPWGRELIFADTELYLGKVIDVNGGSRLSLQYHPRKDETVYVTKGVVETELGRRGEPTQTVMLRTGDCLRLRPETVHRFTAVGGDAQMIEVSTPHPDDTIRLADDFGRT; via the coding sequence ATGCTAATCAAATATGTAAGTGCTGCTAAAACCATCGAGAAGCCCTGGGGGCGCGAATTGATATTTGCAGACACCGAGCTTTACTTGGGCAAGGTGATCGACGTGAATGGAGGCAGCCGGCTCAGCCTGCAGTATCACCCGCGCAAAGACGAAACCGTCTACGTGACCAAAGGGGTGGTGGAAACCGAGCTAGGTAGGCGCGGAGAGCCAACCCAAACAGTGATGTTGCGCACCGGTGACTGCCTGCGCTTGCGGCCCGAAACGGTTCACCGGTTCACCGCGGTCGGCGGCGACGCCCAAATGATCGAGGTGTCCACGCCCCACCCCGATGACACGATCCGCCTGGCCGACGATTTCGGGCGAACCTAG
- a CDS encoding 2-oxoacid:ferredoxin oxidoreductase subunit beta has product MPVAQVEKLTARSYASDIQPDWCPGCGDFGIINAVRQALAQLQIPPHMVAIVSGIGCSGKAPHYISTYGFHTLHGRALPVATGLKLANGEVTVLAMGGDGDGYGIGAGYFVNTGRRNLDITYIVFNNGVYGLTKGQASPTQIKGQQTKSMAEPAIQDAINPIGLALSAGYTYVARAYAMDPRGLAKILVDAIAHRGTAYIDVLQPCPVYNDINTMEWFSGRDRDPRVPRVYDVASEGHEPKVQDPGDAAEIVAKKQKALEYSFAWGDRIPIGTFFQLEQPAYDDIMFSRWPDEPDTTTSMYKRATPGQDISAIVDRLR; this is encoded by the coding sequence ATGCCGGTAGCCCAAGTTGAGAAGCTCACCGCCCGCAGTTACGCGTCCGACATTCAGCCCGACTGGTGCCCGGGGTGCGGAGATTTCGGGATCATCAACGCGGTTCGCCAGGCGCTTGCCCAATTGCAGATTCCGCCGCACATGGTCGCTATCGTTTCCGGCATCGGCTGCTCCGGCAAGGCTCCCCACTACATCAGTACCTACGGGTTTCATACCCTGCACGGCCGCGCCCTGCCGGTCGCAACCGGCCTGAAGCTCGCCAATGGCGAGGTCACCGTGCTGGCGATGGGCGGCGACGGGGACGGCTATGGCATCGGGGCCGGATATTTCGTAAACACCGGCCGCCGCAACCTGGACATCACTTACATCGTGTTCAACAACGGCGTTTACGGGCTTACCAAGGGCCAGGCGTCGCCGACCCAGATCAAGGGCCAGCAGACCAAGAGCATGGCCGAGCCGGCGATACAGGACGCGATCAATCCGATCGGATTGGCGCTCTCGGCCGGGTACACGTACGTGGCGCGCGCCTACGCGATGGACCCGCGGGGCCTGGCCAAGATTCTGGTGGACGCGATCGCGCACCGCGGAACCGCTTACATCGACGTGCTTCAGCCGTGCCCGGTGTACAACGACATAAACACGATGGAATGGTTCTCCGGCCGCGACCGCGACCCGCGCGTTCCGCGCGTTTACGATGTCGCTTCCGAAGGCCATGAACCCAAAGTGCAGGATCCTGGCGACGCGGCCGAGATAGTCGCCAAAAAGCAGAAGGCGCTCGAGTATTCGTTCGCCTGGGGCGACCGCATCCCAATCGGCACTTTCTTCCAGCTCGAACAACCGGCCTACGACGACATCATGTTCTCGCGCTGGCCGGACGAACCAGATACAACAACTTCGATGTACAAGCGGGCCACGCCTGGCCAGGACATCTCCGCCATCGTTGATCGGCTGCGATAG
- a CDS encoding SDR family oxidoreductase, which produces MDLGLRGKSALITGGSRGLGRAMARALAAEGCDVAIAARTASTLESTAAELDELGVRSLSLECDVTDRAQVEAAVSAAAEGFGRLDIVIANAGGQLRPGLLDSDDEDWQFTLDINLLHAVRLIRAAVPHLRRQGEAAALITASITGARVQVPAQYGAAKAAQIYLATALARELAQYDIRVNAISPGSIEFKGGSWGRRREQAPEVMAEFAESQFPFKRLGRPEEIGEVAAFLCSPRASWITGQSIVVDGGQMNAGLWSPAALTGPQGQSA; this is translated from the coding sequence ATGGACCTTGGACTTCGCGGCAAGTCCGCGTTAATTACCGGCGGCAGCCGCGGCCTCGGGCGGGCGATGGCCCGGGCCCTGGCGGCCGAGGGCTGCGATGTCGCAATCGCCGCCCGAACCGCGAGTACCCTGGAATCGACGGCCGCAGAACTCGATGAATTGGGCGTTCGGTCGTTGTCCTTGGAATGCGACGTCACCGACCGTGCCCAGGTTGAAGCGGCGGTGTCAGCGGCCGCCGAAGGGTTCGGCCGGCTGGACATCGTAATTGCCAATGCCGGCGGCCAGCTGCGGCCGGGATTGCTGGACTCGGATGACGAGGACTGGCAGTTCACGCTCGACATCAATCTTCTGCACGCCGTGCGGCTCATCCGGGCCGCGGTCCCGCACCTGCGCCGACAGGGTGAAGCGGCCGCGCTGATCACCGCCTCGATCACCGGCGCGCGGGTCCAGGTGCCAGCCCAATACGGGGCGGCCAAAGCGGCGCAAATCTACCTGGCGACGGCGTTGGCGCGCGAGCTGGCCCAATACGACATTAGGGTCAATGCGATTTCGCCCGGCTCGATCGAATTTAAGGGCGGCAGCTGGGGGCGACGGCGTGAGCAGGCGCCCGAAGTCATGGCCGAATTCGCCGAGAGTCAGTTTCCATTCAAACGGCTGGGGCGGCCCGAAGAGATCGGTGAGGTCGCCGCATTCCTGTGCTCGCCCCGAGCCAGCTGGATCACCGGCCAAAGCATCGTGGTGGACGGCGGCCAGATGAACGCCGGGCTTTGGTCCCCCGCCGCATTGACCGGCCCGCAAGGTCAATCCGCCTGA
- a CDS encoding site-2 protease family protein — MIEALLGTLGTAGTIAVGLGTLTLIVVAHELGHFAAARLLGIRVLEFAVGFPPHLLRRRSAGTTFTLNLFPIGGYLRMLGETGGSAGSAPDSFAAQPVWGRLLVLAAGPLANVLAGFGFLLVAALLFAPVGTRVTAVDPGSPAAQAGIQAGDRILILDERDGILPAEFSSVVADRTGDRLQLVLERSGRQFRVAAVPRADPPPGQGPLGLHINYVRSPDLSGRALSRALIQTGEAITLLPRYTAGALAGEGQINLTGVVGILDTFGQATLLGPALVLGLAGSISIQVALFNLLPWPVLDGGRMTLMLIEVARGRRISPEAEKALQVASMAALLILVVVVTAADISRIAGGGP; from the coding sequence ATGATCGAAGCGCTGCTCGGCACGCTGGGCACCGCCGGCACAATCGCGGTCGGGCTGGGCACCCTGACCCTGATCGTGGTCGCCCACGAACTGGGGCACTTCGCCGCCGCCCGGCTGCTCGGCATCCGGGTCCTCGAGTTCGCGGTGGGGTTTCCACCGCACCTGCTCCGGCGGCGCTCGGCCGGGACTACCTTTACGCTCAACCTTTTCCCGATCGGCGGATACCTGCGGATGCTGGGCGAGACCGGCGGGAGCGCCGGTTCGGCGCCGGACAGCTTCGCCGCCCAGCCGGTATGGGGTCGCCTCCTGGTGTTGGCCGCGGGGCCCCTGGCCAACGTCCTGGCCGGATTCGGATTCCTGCTGGTCGCGGCGTTGCTGTTCGCGCCGGTCGGCACCAGGGTCACGGCCGTCGACCCGGGTTCGCCGGCGGCCCAAGCAGGTATTCAGGCCGGCGACCGCATCTTGATCCTGGACGAACGCGATGGCATCCTGCCGGCGGAGTTTTCGTCGGTCGTGGCCGACCGCACCGGCGACCGGCTGCAGCTGGTGCTCGAACGCTCGGGTCGCCAATTCCGGGTGGCAGCAGTCCCGCGCGCCGATCCGCCCCCCGGCCAGGGCCCCTTAGGACTGCACATAAATTACGTGCGCAGCCCGGATCTTTCCGGGCGGGCCTTGTCCCGGGCGCTGATCCAGACCGGCGAGGCGATTACGCTCCTGCCGCGCTACACCGCCGGGGCCCTCGCGGGCGAGGGCCAGATCAATCTCACCGGGGTGGTGGGAATCCTGGATACGTTCGGCCAGGCAACCCTCTTGGGACCGGCCCTGGTGCTCGGACTGGCCGGATCGATTTCGATCCAGGTGGCGCTGTTCAATCTCCTGCCGTGGCCGGTCCTTGACGGAGGACGAATGACACTGATGCTGATCGAGGTGGCGCGAGGGCGGCGGATCTCACCGGAAGCCGAAAAGGCGCTGCAGGTTGCGAGTATGGCGGCATTGCTCATACTTGTTGTAGTGGTGACTGCCGCCGACATATCGCGCATAGCCGGCGGCGGGCCCTAG
- a CDS encoding aquaporin — protein MTEQIRPWMAELVGTFVLVLGAAGSAMVVVDELSTSANMLIAVLGSVFALSAGIYMFYDVSGAQFNPAVTVALFVLGKISLVAGIGNIVAQIIGAILATAVLASAIPLGPSNYGLTTVAFGTEPWQAVILEATGTFILVSTILFVAVRYRVPAAAAALAIPTALAAGLIVSGALTGGSLNPARTLGPALLSGEFANHWVYWAGPLAGALIASLVFAALTAGQPTDAEPPG, from the coding sequence ATGACCGAACAGATCCGACCCTGGATGGCGGAATTGGTCGGAACCTTCGTCCTGGTCCTGGGGGCCGCCGGTTCCGCGATGGTGGTCGTGGATGAACTCAGCACCAGTGCCAATATGCTGATCGCGGTCCTGGGCTCGGTATTTGCCCTGTCGGCCGGGATTTACATGTTCTACGACGTCTCCGGGGCGCAGTTCAACCCGGCCGTAACGGTTGCCCTTTTCGTGTTGGGCAAGATCTCACTGGTTGCCGGAATCGGCAACATCGTCGCCCAGATAATCGGCGCCATCCTGGCGACGGCAGTACTGGCGTCGGCGATTCCGCTTGGCCCCAGCAATTACGGCCTGACCACGGTGGCCTTCGGAACCGAGCCCTGGCAGGCGGTGATTCTGGAGGCGACCGGCACCTTCATCCTTGTTTCAACGATTCTCTTCGTGGCCGTCCGCTACCGCGTTCCGGCCGCCGCCGCCGCCCTGGCGATACCGACTGCGCTGGCCGCCGGTCTGATTGTTTCCGGCGCCCTGACCGGGGGTTCGCTCAATCCGGCGCGCACCCTTGGTCCGGCGTTGCTTTCCGGCGAATTCGCCAATCACTGGGTTTATTGGGCCGGACCGCTGGCCGGCGCGCTGATCGCCTCGCTCGTATTCGCCGCCCTCACCGCAGGACAGCCGACCGACGCCGAACCGCCTGGTTAG
- a CDS encoding 2-oxoacid:acceptor oxidoreductase subunit alpha: MPPIHRETTQFPQVNGNVSRASFTQNRLSWMIGGPQGSGINVSAEVFAKACLRFGLNVFANIEYHSNIMGRHSFFRVRISENEIHSHVEPVDLLLALDRETIFGDVDAPYQTHNGHIHRITTGGGLIVDSELDIDPEELGRDDIHIYSLPYEQVLREGVARAGVQFQARRHDIMRNMVSVAASFALVGLDTDPIIAILRERLGERRANLVDLNASVIEVTHGYMHSLLEEPFGPTLTPAPANGRPHRALVRGAEAVALGKLHAGCSFQTYYPIAPATEESVFLERIQSEFPIVVLQAEDEIACINQAVGAAFGGARAATSTAGPGFALMLEGLGLAAITETPGPVVCLYQRGGPSTGLPTRGGQTDLRLALQPGHGEFPHIVIAPGDLQECFDLTFEAFNWGDEYQLPVVVLLDRHLANSNWSVDGLRVDHLQARSGPRYEPLDGNGKFERHSITESGVSPRSVPGELGGEFVTTSDEHTTYGKISESIENRMEQMEKRMRKLDTIAAEVPDRLRYELHGDPEADFTVVAWGSTKGAIQDALASLGRRGISANYLQLRMLRPFPAEGVARILGEAKNLILVEDNFTGQLGRLIAAETGISIENRVLKYDGRPFSQTEVEHGVERHIAGGVGRLVLSHP; this comes from the coding sequence CTGCCCCCAATACACAGGGAGACAACGCAGTTTCCCCAAGTGAACGGCAACGTGAGCCGAGCTAGTTTTACTCAGAACCGCTTGTCCTGGATGATCGGTGGTCCCCAGGGAAGCGGCATTAATGTTTCAGCCGAGGTTTTTGCCAAAGCCTGTCTGCGCTTCGGGCTGAACGTATTCGCCAACATCGAATACCACTCCAACATCATGGGGCGGCATTCGTTTTTCCGCGTCCGGATATCCGAAAACGAGATCCATTCGCACGTGGAGCCGGTGGACCTGCTGCTGGCGCTTGACCGCGAAACGATCTTCGGCGACGTGGACGCGCCGTACCAGACCCATAACGGGCACATCCACCGGATTACCACCGGCGGCGGCCTGATCGTCGACTCGGAGCTGGATATCGACCCCGAGGAACTGGGTCGCGACGACATTCACATCTACTCGCTGCCCTACGAACAGGTCTTGCGCGAGGGCGTGGCCCGGGCCGGAGTCCAGTTCCAGGCCCGCCGCCACGACATCATGCGCAACATGGTCTCGGTGGCGGCCTCATTCGCGCTGGTCGGGCTCGACACCGATCCGATCATCGCGATTCTGCGCGAGCGACTGGGCGAGCGTCGCGCCAATCTGGTCGACCTGAATGCCTCGGTAATCGAGGTAACCCACGGCTACATGCACTCGCTGCTGGAGGAACCGTTCGGCCCGACCCTGACTCCGGCGCCGGCCAACGGCCGCCCGCATCGGGCACTGGTGCGAGGGGCCGAGGCGGTGGCGCTGGGCAAGCTGCACGCCGGGTGTTCGTTCCAGACTTACTACCCGATCGCGCCGGCGACCGAAGAATCGGTCTTTCTGGAGCGAATCCAATCCGAGTTTCCGATCGTGGTGCTTCAGGCCGAGGACGAGATCGCCTGCATCAACCAGGCGGTCGGGGCGGCTTTCGGCGGCGCCCGCGCCGCGACTTCAACCGCCGGACCCGGATTCGCTTTGATGCTGGAGGGGTTGGGACTGGCGGCGATTACCGAAACCCCGGGACCGGTGGTGTGCCTCTACCAGCGCGGCGGCCCTTCGACCGGTCTTCCAACCCGCGGCGGGCAGACCGACTTGCGCCTGGCGCTCCAGCCCGGTCACGGCGAGTTCCCCCACATCGTGATCGCCCCCGGCGATCTCCAGGAGTGCTTCGACCTGACCTTTGAGGCCTTCAACTGGGGCGACGAATACCAATTGCCGGTAGTCGTGCTGCTGGATCGTCATCTGGCCAACAGCAACTGGTCGGTCGACGGACTCAGAGTCGATCACCTGCAGGCCCGCTCCGGGCCGCGCTACGAACCGCTCGACGGCAACGGCAAGTTCGAACGCCACTCAATCACCGAATCCGGCGTTTCGCCACGCTCGGTGCCGGGCGAGCTGGGCGGGGAATTCGTAACCACCTCGGATGAACACACCACCTACGGCAAGATCTCCGAGAGCATCGAGAACCGCATGGAGCAGATGGAAAAGCGCATGCGCAAGCTAGATACCATCGCCGCCGAGGTGCCCGATCGGCTACGCTACGAGCTTCACGGAGACCCCGAAGCCGATTTCACGGTGGTCGCCTGGGGTTCGACCAAGGGCGCGATCCAAGACGCCCTGGCCTCCCTGGGGCGGCGCGGGATCTCGGCCAATTACCTGCAGCTTCGGATGCTGCGCCCGTTCCCGGCCGAGGGCGTGGCCCGGATCCTGGGCGAGGCCAAAAACCTGATCCTGGTGGAAGACAACTTCACCGGCCAGCTTGGCCGACTTATCGCCGCCGAAACCGGGATATCGATCGAAAACCGGGTGCTCAAGTACGACGGGCGCCCGTTCTCGCAGACCGAAGTCGAACACGGCGTCGAGCGGCATATTGCCGGCGGCGTCGGCCGACTGGTTCTCTCTCATCCATAG